In the Streptomyces spororaveus genome, CTTCTGACTGCACGACCACGAATAGGTCTGCAGGGCGCGGACACTCGCCGACTGGATACCCGCACCGTACAGTTCGGGCCCGAAATAGAAATTGAACACCGAACGGGAAGTGCCGCCGGAATCCGACTCGTAGCCGACGCGGGCCTCGTTCGTGCCCGACGCATTGTAGTTCTGGCCGTTGTAGAAACTCGAATCGCCGGCCGTCTTGTAGAGCAGCGACCAGGCGTGCTTGTGACCCTTGTACGAAGGATCGACGAAGACCGGATACACGGTGTCCGCGGCGTTCAGCAGCGCCGCATCCGGCTTCAGGGACAGCGTGTTGTCCCTGAAAGAGGCCGCGGCGACCGACAGGTGCGCGCGCTCCGCACCGGCCAGACCCGCCAGCCCCAGCGTCGGATGCTCCTTCGCGGCAGCCGGGGCCTTCCACGCGGGCACGTCATCGGTCGTGGCGACCTTCCCCGACGAATCCCACATCAACGGCGACGGCGACCCCGCCACCTCCTCGCCCTTCGCATCCCGGGCGGACAGCGATCCGGACGCGGCATCGAGCTGGAACTGCAGATCAGGGGAAGCGAGCCGGTAGTTGACCTCGGCCAGCAGCGGATCCGCGGCGGCCTGCCTGTCCTTCACGACCAGCAGGTGCGAATAGCCGCCGTCCTGCGCCGTCATCAGCAGATCGATGCCCGGCCGCACATTCTCGTACAGCGCCCGCGGACCGTCGATCACCGGCGCCGGCAGCACACCCGGCCACGACACCGACATGTCATGCCCGTCGACATTAAGACGCACCAGCTCGGTCCACACCTGACCCGGCGCATCCACCGCCGGAGCGGACCGCACCACACCACGCGAAGACCGCCCGGCACCCGGCGTTCCCGCACTGAAGACGACCGACCCGTTCACCGCCTTCGCGGCGAACCCGCCCTCGACCTGCTGCAGATCGGTATCGATCGCCTTCCACACATCCCCGACCCTCGCCCGGACTGCGGAGCTGGAGATGTGCTTCTTGAACAGACCGTCCGGCTGCGCCCACGTCGTCGTATTCGCACTCCGGTCGGCCGTCACCTCGACGTCCTTGCCCGTCTCGGCAGCCAGCTTCCGCGCCTGCGGCGCCGCCACCGGACCACCCGCCCCGCCGGACGCCTTCCCCTTCGGCTTCTCGCCCCCACCCAGCTGCACACCCACGGGCACGGCAACAGCCACCGCGAGCAGAGCAGCCAAGCCGCCCACCGCTCTGCGGCGCCGGTACCAGCGACGCTCCGAAGCAGCGGGTGGTGTTTCTGTCACGTCTGTTGGCGGACTGGAGTCCACGGATTCGCTGACAGCCATCTCTTCTGTTCTCTCCCCCCGCGGGCGCACGCTTCCGCAACCCTCGGTACTTGCTGGTCTTTCGGCCATCGGCCCATGAGGCTCGGGGTCCGCTCCCCCGCTCGGCCGTCACGCGATGAACGCGCGAGCTGAGCATGAGCCATACGACGCCGGTCGTCACGCCGCAGCGCACCCCAACCGACCACCACATAATGCAAGTTCGGGTGGATTGTCCCAAGGTATACGGATGGCAAAGTGATAAACGCCACACGGGCATATCCGAAGTGGCGTTCAGGTCGCGCCGGACCTCAGAATCACGTGGCTACTAGTCAGTTTCCTGTCACACACGCGTCTTTGTCGCGGTGGCAGATCGTGGGGGGTTCACATGTCGCCGTTGTCGGCTGACAGTCTTCGCCTGCCCGGAATCAGAAAGGCCCGCGCGAGACGCATGGGCCTTGCCGGGCGCACCAGCATCACGGTCTCCGTGATGCTGGTTGCTTCTCTTCTGCCCATTCAAGCGTGGGCCGCGCCACCGGGCGACCGCGCCGGAGTACAGCTGCCGGGCCTCCAGGAGGACCTCAAGGCCAAGCTCGACAAGGTCGAGGCCGCAAAGCTGCAGGGCTGGGCCGGCGCCCCGGTGCAGCCCCCGGCCGGGTACGAGCCCTCCAAGGTCACTCCCCCGGCGGCCGGTTCGGCGAATGTCGCCCTGACCCCGGCAGGCGGGCCGCAGTTGGTTCAGGCGGGCAGTCTGCCCGTCAGCATCGGCAAGGCGTCCCCTACCGAGAGCAACCCGACTCCGCCCGACCCTTCGGGCACCTGGTCGGTGGCGGTCGAGGCCCGCACAGCCACCGAGGCGGCCGGCATCGACGGCGCGATCATCAAGGTCACGCCCCCGGCCGAGGGCTCCACCCCGGTCGACGTGCAGCTCGACTACAAGCAGTTCGAGGACCTCTACGGCACCGAATGGGCCACGCGCCTGGAGCTCAAGCAGCTCCCCGCGTGCTTCCTCACCACGCCGGAACTTCCCGAGTGCGGTACTGCAAAAGAGATTCCGAGCAGCAACGATCCGGCCACCGGGACCGTCCGCGCGACCGTCGACCCGGCCACCGCGCCCGGTCAGGGCCTGCGCACGATGGCTCTGAGCGGCGGCGGCGGTCCGACCGTGCTGGCCGCAACGGACTCCGCCTCCGGCGCCGGCGGCACCTACAAGGCCACCTCCCTCTCCCCCTCCGGCAGCTGGACCGCCGGCAGCAGCGGCGGTGGCTTCTCCTGGAACTACCCGCTGACGACCCCGGCGCCGCCCGCGGGTCCGGCGCCGAAGATCTCGTTCGCCTATTCCTCCCAGGCCGTCGACGGCAAGACCTCCGTGACCAATGGTCAGGCGTCCTGGATCGGTGACGGCTGGGACTGGGAGCCGGGCTACGTCGAGCGCCGCTACCGGTCCTGCTCCGCCGACCTGAAGGCCGCTCCGGGCAAGCCGAACAACGACAATGCCACGGACAAGAAGAAGAGCGACCTGTGCTGGGCCGGCGACAGCGTCGTGATGTCGCTCGGCGGTGGCACGACCGAGTTGGTCCACGACACCGCGACCGGCAAGTGGGTCAGCGCCACCGACGACGGCGCGCGCGTGGAGCGCCTGACCGGCGGCTCCAACGGGGCGAAGGACGGCGAGTACTGGGTCGTCACCACCCGCGACGGCACGAAGTACCACTTCGGCCGCCACGACGTGGACGGCGCCGGTACCCGCGCGGTCACCAACTCGGTGTTCACGGTGCCGGTGGTGGGCAACCACTCCGGTGAGCCCTGCTACCAGGCCGCCTACGCGAACTCCTTCTGCCGCCAGGCCTGGCGCTGGAACCTCGACTTCGTCGAGGACGTACACGGCAACGCCATGGTCATCGACTGGGCACAGGAGAAGAACCGCTACGCCGCGAACGAGAAGGCCCAGGAGAAGAACGCCGACAAGGTCTCCTACGTCCGTGGCGGATACCCGACGCAGATCTCCTACGGCCTGCGGACGAGCAACCTGTCCGCCGTCCCGCCGGCCCGGGTGGACTTCACCGTCGCCGAGCGCTGCGTCCAGGAAGGCGCGACCAAGTGCACCGACACCGAGTTCGAGTCCAAGAACTACGGTGACAAGCAGGCCTGGTGGGACACCCCGGCCACCCTGCACTGCAAGGCCGACGCCAAGGACTGTTACAACGCGGCGCCGACCTTCTGGTCCCGCAAGCGGCTGACGGCGGTCACCACCTGGGCTCAGCGCACCCAGGGCTCCACCGACCTGTCCAAGGTCGACCACTGGTCGCTGACGCAGTCGTTCCCCAAGCAGCGTACCGACACGCACCCGCCCCTGTGGCTGGAGTCCGTCACCCGCACCGGCTACGGCACCACGAAGGACGCGGGCGGCAACCAGAGCAGCACCGTGCTGCCGCCGGTCTCCTTCCTGGCGAACGTCGTCGACATGCCCAACCGCGTCGCGAAGAGCGCGAACGACGCGACCCCGGACTTCGACCGCCTGCGCGTGGAGACCGTCCGGACCGAGTCCGGCGGCGAGATCCACGTCGACTACTCCGCTCCCTGCCCGGTCGGCACCTCGCACCCCAAGCCGGAGGAGAACAAGAGCCGGTGCATGCCGGCGCACTGGTCCCCGGACCCGGATCTGGAGAAGCCGCCGCTGGAGTGGTTCAACAAGTACGTCGTCGACAAGGTCGTCACGAAGGACCGCGTCTCCCGCCAGCCCGATGTCACCACCAGCTACACCTACGAAGGTGACCCGGCCTGGGCGAAGAGCACCGACGAGTTCACCAAGCCGGAGCTGCGCACGTACAACGAGTGGCGCGGCTACGAGTCGGTGGTGGTGAAGAAGGGTGTGACGGCCAACGCCGGCAAGGCGGACGCCACCGAGCAGTCCCAGACCCGCACCCGCTACTTCCGCGGCATGTCCGGCGACGCCGGCCGCCCGAAGATCACCGTCAAGGACTCCACGGGTACCGAGGAGCTCGGCGAGGACCTGCTCCAGCACCAGGGTCAGGTCGCCGAGACGATCACGTACACCAAGGCGGACGGCGCGGTCGACAGCCGTGAGCTGAACTGGCCGTGGAGCCAGAAGACGGGTTCCCGGACGCGTGACGGCACCACCCCGCTGGAGGCCTTCCGCACCAGCACCGAGCGCACCGACACCATCGAGTCGACGAGCGGAGGCGGCACTCGCAAGGTACGCACCCGTGCCACCTTCGACCCGGGCTACGGTTCGCTGCTCACCAACCAGACCGAGGTCCTCACGCCCAACGGCACCGGCGGCTGGAACGCGAGCGAGCAGACCTGCACGACGTACACGTACGTGCACAACACCGCCAAGTACCTGATCGGGCTGCCCCAGCGGGAGCGCAACACGGCCGGTGACTGCACTCAGGCCGCGACCGGAGCCGTGCTCTCGGACAGCCGCACCTCCTACGACGCCCTGAACGCGTTCGGCTCCGAGCCGGCCAAGGGCCTGGCGTTCCAGATCGACACCCTCGACGCGGCCGGCACCGGCTGGGTCACCGAGCAGCGTGCCGAGTACGACGCGCTGGGCCGCGCCGTGAAGACCCTGGACGCCGCGGGCAACGCCGACACGGTCACCTTCACCCCGGCCACCGGCACCGTCTTCAGCACCAAGGTGACCAACGCGGCGGGCCACTCCACGACCACCGTGACCGACCCCGGCCGCGGCACGGACCTGGAGACCACCGACGCCAACGGGCGGAAGGTCACCAAGACCTTCGACGACATCGGCCGGAAGGCGGCCGTCTGGACTCCCTCGCAGAAGCCGGCCACCGACAAGGCCGCTGCGACCTTCCAGTACCAGTTCGACGCGAACATGCCGCCGACCGTCACCACGAACCGTCTTCGGGACAACGGCACCTACCAGACCTCCGTGGAGATCTACGACGGCCTGATGCGGCTGCGGCAGACCCAGGGTGAGGCGGTCGGTGGCGGCCGGATCATCAGCGACACCCTGTACAACGCCAACGGCACGGCCCGGCAGACCAACAACGGCTACTACGCCGAGGGCGAGCCGGACACCAAGATCTTCGTCCCGGAGACCGTCTTCCAGATCCCCAACTCGACGAAGGCGGCGTACGACGGCCAAGGCCGGACGGTCCGCACCACCACGCTGTTCGAGGACGTGCCGCAGTACTCGACCGTGACCCGGTTCGAGGGCGACTGGACGCTCACCCGGACCGGAATGTCGGCGGACGGCACCACCCCGCTGAAGGGCAGCCGGGCGTCCAAGACCTGGACGGACGCCCTCGACCGCACCACCCAGACCCACAACTACACGGCCACCGACCTCACCACCTGGACCAAGACGGAGTACGAGTACGGGGCGCGCGGACAGCTGTCCAAGGTCACCGACGCGGGCGGCAACAAGTGGACGTACACCTATGACGCCCGCGGGCGGATGACCGGGGTGAACGACCCGGCCACCGGCCTCGCGGCCTACGGGTACGACGTCCTCGACCGGCAGGTCTCCACCGAGGACTCCGCCGGACGCAAGACGTTCACCCACTTCGACGTCCTGGACCGCGCGACCTCGACGGTCGAGGACAGCGTGGACGGCCCCAAGGTGGCCTCCTGGACGTACGACACGCTGACCGGCGCCAAGGGCTACCCGGTGTCGGCGACCCGGTACAACAACGGCCTGGCCTTCACCTCCGAGGTGACGGGCTACGACGCGGAGTACCGCCCGACCGGCACCAAGGTCACCATCCCGGACGGGCCGGCCACCAAGGGCCTGGCGGGCACCTACGCCTACGGGGCGACGTACACGCCCACCGGCAAGATCCAGTCCACCACCCTCCCGGCCACCCCGGGCGGCCTCGCGGCCGAGAAGCTCATCAGCCGCTACGACGCGGACGGCTCCCTGATCTCCAAGTCGGGCCTGCTCTGGTACACCTCCGGCATGGTGTACAGCCCGTTCGGGCAGGTGCTCCGGACGTCGTCCGGCGGCGCCCCGAACCGGCTGTGGACCACCAACCTGTTCGACCGCAACTCGGGCCGCCTGAAGGACTCCATCGCGGACCGGGAGACCAGCAGCCCCAACCGGGTCTCGCAGCTCAGCTACGCCTACGACGTGGTCGGCAACCCGACCTCGAT is a window encoding:
- a CDS encoding ricin-type beta-trefoil lectin domain protein, whose translation is MLVASLLPIQAWAAPPGDRAGVQLPGLQEDLKAKLDKVEAAKLQGWAGAPVQPPAGYEPSKVTPPAAGSANVALTPAGGPQLVQAGSLPVSIGKASPTESNPTPPDPSGTWSVAVEARTATEAAGIDGAIIKVTPPAEGSTPVDVQLDYKQFEDLYGTEWATRLELKQLPACFLTTPELPECGTAKEIPSSNDPATGTVRATVDPATAPGQGLRTMALSGGGGPTVLAATDSASGAGGTYKATSLSPSGSWTAGSSGGGFSWNYPLTTPAPPAGPAPKISFAYSSQAVDGKTSVTNGQASWIGDGWDWEPGYVERRYRSCSADLKAAPGKPNNDNATDKKKSDLCWAGDSVVMSLGGGTTELVHDTATGKWVSATDDGARVERLTGGSNGAKDGEYWVVTTRDGTKYHFGRHDVDGAGTRAVTNSVFTVPVVGNHSGEPCYQAAYANSFCRQAWRWNLDFVEDVHGNAMVIDWAQEKNRYAANEKAQEKNADKVSYVRGGYPTQISYGLRTSNLSAVPPARVDFTVAERCVQEGATKCTDTEFESKNYGDKQAWWDTPATLHCKADAKDCYNAAPTFWSRKRLTAVTTWAQRTQGSTDLSKVDHWSLTQSFPKQRTDTHPPLWLESVTRTGYGTTKDAGGNQSSTVLPPVSFLANVVDMPNRVAKSANDATPDFDRLRVETVRTESGGEIHVDYSAPCPVGTSHPKPEENKSRCMPAHWSPDPDLEKPPLEWFNKYVVDKVVTKDRVSRQPDVTTSYTYEGDPAWAKSTDEFTKPELRTYNEWRGYESVVVKKGVTANAGKADATEQSQTRTRYFRGMSGDAGRPKITVKDSTGTEELGEDLLQHQGQVAETITYTKADGAVDSRELNWPWSQKTGSRTRDGTTPLEAFRTSTERTDTIESTSGGGTRKVRTRATFDPGYGSLLTNQTEVLTPNGTGGWNASEQTCTTYTYVHNTAKYLIGLPQRERNTAGDCTQAATGAVLSDSRTSYDALNAFGSEPAKGLAFQIDTLDAAGTGWVTEQRAEYDALGRAVKTLDAAGNADTVTFTPATGTVFSTKVTNAAGHSTTTVTDPGRGTDLETTDANGRKVTKTFDDIGRKAAVWTPSQKPATDKAAATFQYQFDANMPPTVTTNRLRDNGTYQTSVEIYDGLMRLRQTQGEAVGGGRIISDTLYNANGTARQTNNGYYAEGEPDTKIFVPETVFQIPNSTKAAYDGQGRTVRTTTLFEDVPQYSTVTRFEGDWTLTRTGMSADGTTPLKGSRASKTWTDALDRTTQTHNYTATDLTTWTKTEYEYGARGQLSKVTDAGGNKWTYTYDARGRMTGVNDPATGLAAYGYDVLDRQVSTEDSAGRKTFTHFDVLDRATSTVEDSVDGPKVASWTYDTLTGAKGYPVSATRYNNGLAFTSEVTGYDAEYRPTGTKVTIPDGPATKGLAGTYAYGATYTPTGKIQSTTLPATPGGLAAEKLISRYDADGSLISKSGLLWYTSGMVYSPFGQVLRTSSGGAPNRLWTTNLFDRNSGRLKDSIADRETSSPNRVSQLSYAYDVVGNPTSITDTQPGNRVDRQCFAYDPLGQLTEAWTGKTAGCEGPTAADVTAGPDGDGYWQSYRFDPTGNRTSLVDHHLTNPALDTTTTYTYGVETPGPQPVVKTKPQALTKVEKKQGSTLLSQSSYTYDAGGNTKSRTIDGNTQALEWDRRNKLTSATSPGIGAVAVTGLSGKCLDVAGASGADGTAVQLHTCNETRAQQWKFTGDTVRALDKCLTALNGKAVLSTCKGGSDQKFVHRPADNTLYNAAANACVDVPNGNDADGTDLLIWACAGGPNQQWKPSDTTTTYLYDADGNRLIEETGSSRTLYLGETEVTVNKAGQAVNAIRGYTTPGAPTTLRQTDGKTTGHRLTVLLTDHHNTATVAVEQKAGQAVTRRKFDPYGNQRGAMATTWPGSRAFLGSGRNDSSTGLTHIGAREYEASNGRFISADPIVDITDPLQMNGYAYANNNPLANSDPSGLWSLKGLLRGAKDVAKGAYHGAIDWVSEVNQSAHMWVGDWEGARKIQNDRENPGPWSGTQFLKDLGGKPSTSRAYRWSYTITKIFMPILPGAGMAMNAASAGTKIATKGPKIFKAVKAGPKWGEYFPAAVLRDRRPGTPHEISMITMPPSGHKYLADALADLDAKVAGFAMEETSKRYPRPIRGRTFVGGIHTVTGERAMASSGGLLPGRGYCAEGNVVRLLGGDPMHVVFTNAVTVTRSKGGERVLEHMPVCPQCQGDFPSAKQFIGNIQPSTRPLPGQTRVPWEIAQFEGRRKP